A DNA window from Thiothrix subterranea contains the following coding sequences:
- a CDS encoding glycosyltransferase — protein MNKFVSIIVPTYRDWHRLKLCVNALTAQSYPSNAFEVIIINNDPDDHESNLNLPENFRLIVESKPGSYAARNAALALATGEIIAFTDSDCIPDKEWIKNAIARLDAGAERVAGRIELFFKSKKLTPAEIFEKAYAFDQISYIKRGGAVTANMITWRKHLDTVGYFNDSLMSGGDNEWGWRANDIGIPVEYASDVIVKHPARNTFAALLQKRRRIAGGAVSIYRKEARYSLLMLLLLGYLPPSRAVLKIWRKLEMTLIEKLIAISMAYCLKVYSTTYMIGLKVGVNRIERV, from the coding sequence ATGAATAAATTTGTAAGCATAATTGTTCCAACTTACCGTGATTGGCATAGATTAAAACTATGCGTTAATGCTTTAACGGCACAGAGCTATCCCTCCAATGCCTTTGAAGTAATTATAATTAATAATGATCCTGATGATCACGAATCTAATCTTAATTTACCTGAAAACTTTAGATTAATCGTTGAAAGCAAGCCGGGTTCTTATGCGGCACGTAATGCGGCTTTAGCCTTAGCTACGGGTGAAATTATTGCTTTTACGGATTCTGATTGCATTCCTGATAAAGAGTGGATTAAAAATGCAATTGCAAGATTAGATGCGGGAGCTGAACGGGTCGCAGGTCGAATTGAATTATTCTTTAAATCAAAGAAGTTAACGCCTGCTGAGATTTTTGAAAAAGCCTATGCCTTTGATCAAATATCCTATATAAAAAGAGGGGGGGCAGTCACCGCCAATATGATTACTTGGCGCAAACATCTCGATACAGTGGGTTATTTCAATGATTCGTTGATGTCCGGCGGTGATAATGAATGGGGTTGGCGAGCCAATGACATTGGCATACCAGTTGAATATGCATCTGATGTTATTGTAAAGCACCCTGCGCGGAATACTTTTGCGGCGCTGTTGCAAAAGCGTCGAAGAATAGCTGGTGGCGCAGTAAGTATCTATCGAAAAGAAGCTCGCTATAGTTTACTGATGTTGTTACTTCTTGGCTATCTTCCACCAAGTAGGGCTGTGTTGAAGATTTGGAGAAAATTAGAAATGACTCTAATTGAAAAATTAATAGCTATCAGTATGGCTTATTGTCTAAAGGTGTATTCAACCACTTACATGATTGGTTTAAAAGTTGGAGTCAACAGGATAGAACGCGTTTAG
- a CDS encoding lipopolysaccharide biosynthesis protein, which yields MAFTPIITRLYDPETFGLLGTFMAILAIFTPIAALTYPVAIVLPKSDADAVNLAKLSVGFAFGAAGIVALVIFFFGDGIAQHLNVQSIAGFLLLIPLAMLFSAFHQILQQWLIRKKQFKITARIAVVQSLLINLTKAGLGWLYPFAAVLIVLSTFGNALHAMLLLLSIRTQPMALPVRDEIDKRSSRPSNIKTLAKRHRDFPLYRAPQVMINAFSQSLPILMLASFFDPVAAGFYTLGKMVMGIPSALIGKAVGDVFYPRITEAASNKENLSKLIVKATLALAAVGFTPFMVVIIFGPSLFAFVFAAEWVEAGEYASWLALWLYTMFLTNACATAVIVIEQQKFDLIFAIYKVIARSVSLLIGFLYFGDDYISIVIFSIVSAIINIKFLFIVIYKVKKYEKR from the coding sequence ATGGCATTTACGCCTATTATTACACGGCTTTATGATCCAGAAACTTTTGGGTTGTTGGGTACGTTTATGGCAATATTGGCTATTTTTACCCCCATTGCTGCCTTGACTTATCCTGTTGCGATTGTTTTACCAAAATCTGATGCGGATGCAGTCAATCTCGCAAAGCTGAGTGTGGGTTTTGCATTTGGGGCAGCAGGCATCGTTGCACTGGTTATTTTCTTTTTTGGAGACGGGATTGCACAGCATTTAAATGTGCAATCTATAGCTGGCTTTTTATTGTTAATTCCTTTAGCTATGCTGTTTTCAGCATTCCATCAAATTCTTCAGCAATGGTTAATTCGTAAAAAGCAGTTTAAGATTACGGCTAGGATTGCTGTTGTACAGTCTTTACTTATTAATTTAACAAAAGCTGGTTTGGGATGGCTCTATCCATTTGCAGCAGTATTAATTGTGTTAAGTACTTTTGGTAATGCGCTCCATGCTATGTTGCTGTTGTTGAGTATTCGTACTCAACCGATGGCTTTGCCAGTCAGGGATGAAATAGACAAGCGGTCAAGCAGACCAAGTAATATAAAAACATTAGCGAAGCGGCATCGTGATTTTCCGCTTTATCGTGCTCCACAGGTAATGATTAATGCTTTTTCTCAAAGTCTGCCTATTTTGATGCTGGCTAGTTTTTTTGATCCGGTAGCGGCAGGATTTTATACTTTGGGTAAGATGGTTATGGGCATTCCTTCTGCATTGATTGGAAAAGCTGTTGGTGATGTATTTTATCCTCGTATTACTGAAGCAGCTAGTAACAAAGAAAATTTATCAAAATTAATCGTAAAAGCGACCTTGGCGTTGGCTGCTGTGGGTTTTACACCTTTTATGGTTGTTATCATTTTTGGCCCTTCTTTATTTGCCTTTGTATTTGCTGCAGAGTGGGTTGAAGCTGGCGAATATGCAAGTTGGTTAGCATTGTGGCTTTACACAATGTTTCTTACAAATGCATGTGCAACAGCGGTTATTGTAATTGAGCAGCAAAAGTTTGACCTCATTTTTGCTATTTACAAAGTAATTGCACGTTCTGTTTCGTTACTTATTGGCTTTCTATATTTTGGAGATGACTATATTTCTATTGTTATTTTTTCAATAGTAAGTGCTATTATTAATATAAAGTTTTTATTTATAGTTATTTATAAGGTAAAGAAATATGAAAAAAGATGA
- a CDS encoding IS3 family transposase (programmed frameshift), which produces MKPSKPTTKPYTRRSENYKAEALKLADRIGYTEAARQLGLHESQLYGWRAKQSHQQTVSSREQEQAAEIAKLKRELLIAQEEVAILKKGQRVLCETAQVKYAFIQQHSREFCIPRLCQALGVARSSYYEWLERQSNYRQREQRQASLDTQVAAAFQSKKGCYGAWRLCKLLAKDGQHYNRKTIANSLKRQGLVAKAARKFKATTHSRHSLPVSPNLLEQNFTATAPNQKWVGDITYLWTDEGWLYLAVIIDLFSRQVIGWAMDQRMTADLVGDALQMALWKRKHPKGVIVHSDRGSQYCSQAYQQLIQQHQLHGSMSAKGNCYDNACAESFFHSMKVECIHGERFATRDAMKQTVFEYIETDYNRHRLHSTLGYLSPLDFEAQFLTS; this is translated from the exons ATGAAACCAAGCAAACCGACCACCAAGCCCTACACACGCCGTTCCGAGAACTACAAAGCGGAAGCCCTGAAACTAGCCGATCGAATCGGTTACACGGAAGCTGCGCGTCAATTGGGTTTACATGAATCGCAACTCTACGGCTGGCGAGCCAAACAGTCGCATCAACAAACGGTTAGCAGCCGCGAACAAGAGCAAGCGGCTGAAATCGCGAAACTCAAACGGGAACTGTTGATAGCCCAAGAAGAGGTGGCTATCCTAA AAAAAGGCCAGCGCGTACTTTGCGAGACAGCTCAAGTGAAGTACGCTTTTATTCAACAACATAGCCGTGAATTCTGCATTCCCCGCCTGTGCCAAGCATTGGGTGTTGCCCGCAGCAGTTACTATGAATGGCTGGAGCGACAATCCAACTATCGGCAACGTGAGCAACGCCAGGCATCACTCGATACTCAGGTTGCCGCCGCCTTCCAGTCCAAGAAAGGCTGCTATGGCGCATGGCGTTTATGTAAACTATTGGCAAAGGATGGGCAGCATTACAACCGCAAAACCATTGCCAACAGCTTGAAACGTCAGGGATTAGTCGCCAAAGCAGCGCGGAAATTCAAGGCAACCACCCATAGCCGCCATTCGTTGCCAGTGTCGCCCAATCTGCTGGAACAGAACTTTACCGCGACCGCCCCAAATCAGAAGTGGGTCGGTGACATCACTTATTTGTGGACAGACGAAGGCTGGCTGTATCTGGCTGTTATCATTGACTTATTTTCCCGTCAAGTGATTGGTTGGGCAATGGATCAACGCATGACCGCTGATTTGGTTGGTGATGCTCTGCAAATGGCACTTTGGAAACGTAAACATCCCAAGGGCGTGATTGTCCATTCCGACCGTGGCAGCCAATATTGCTCCCAAGCTTACCAACAACTGATACAACAGCACCAACTGCATGGCAGCATGAGTGCCAAAGGCAATTGCTATGACAACGCCTGCGCCGAAAGCTTTTTCCATTCCATGAAAGTAGAATGCATCCACGGTGAACGCTTTGCCACACGGGATGCCATGAAACAAACCGTTTTCGAGTACATCGAAACCGATTACAACCGTCACCGCTTGCACAGTACCTTGGGCTATCTCAGCCCGCTGGACTTTGAAGCACAATTCCTCACAAGTTGA
- a CDS encoding DEAD/DEAH box helicase, translating to MVAANIVYAKLTGQTKNREEVIAHFQEGDAKVFLISLKAGGTGLNLTAADTVIHYDPWWNPAVEQQATDRAYRIGQDKPVFVYKLITEDTVEEKILKLQEKKQMLANGLYSETGAQEGVRFSSEDLLDLLKPLEQ from the coding sequence TTGGTCGCCGCCAATATCGTTTACGCCAAACTCACCGGGCAAACCAAAAATCGCGAAGAAGTCATTGCGCACTTCCAAGAAGGTGATGCGAAAGTGTTCCTGATTAGCCTCAAAGCCGGGGGGACAGGGCTAAACTTAACCGCTGCGGATACCGTGATTCACTACGACCCTTGGTGGAATCCGGCAGTGGAACAACAAGCCACCGACCGCGCTTACCGCATTGGGCAGGACAAACCCGTCTTCGTCTACAAGCTGATTACCGAAGACACGGTAGAAGAAAAGATTCTCAAATTGCAGGAAAAAAAGCAGATGCTCGCCAATGGCTTGTATTCAGAAACCGGCGCACAAGAAGGCGTGCGCTTCAGTTCCGAAGATTTGCTGGATTTATTAAAGCCCTTGGAGCAATGA
- a CDS encoding group II intron maturase-specific domain-containing protein, whose product MANILLDDLDRFLERKGYRFARYADDFVIGAKTLAEGQRIKTEVETFLQTLKLPVNADKSSVLPMNELCFLGYQFRGLHLIWSPASLAAFKHRIRQLTNRSWGVSWEYRYRKLKEYLTGWMNYFALVIFDPVERLDYWIRRRIRMCYLKQWRKPRTRIRNLIKLGVPERLAVSIGLSSKGYYRLAKTKAMQMGLSNRWLKEQGLVSLKDQWVKCRYPNG is encoded by the coding sequence TTGGCAAACATCCTGCTCGACGACCTTGACCGGTTTCTGGAACGTAAAGGCTACCGGTTCGCCCGTTACGCCGACGACTTCGTGATTGGCGCAAAAACCCTTGCAGAAGGGCAGCGCATCAAAACTGAAGTCGAAACCTTTCTGCAAACCCTCAAGTTGCCGGTCAACGCCGACAAAAGCAGCGTCCTGCCGATGAACGAACTCTGCTTCCTCGGCTACCAGTTCCGGGGACTCCACCTTATCTGGAGTCCTGCGAGTCTGGCAGCCTTCAAGCACCGTATTCGCCAACTGACCAACCGCTCGTGGGGCGTCAGTTGGGAATACCGCTACCGGAAGCTGAAGGAATACCTCACCGGCTGGATGAACTACTTTGCTCTGGTCATCTTTGACCCGGTGGAACGGCTGGACTACTGGATACGGCGCAGAATCCGCATGTGCTACCTCAAGCAATGGCGGAAACCGCGCACCCGCATCCGCAACCTGATCAAGCTGGGCGTCCCGGAACGGTTGGCGGTCAGCATCGGGTTGAGTTCCAAAGGCTACTACCGGCTGGCAAAGACCAAGGCCATGCAAATGGGGCTGTCGAATCGCTGGCTGAAGGAACAAGGGTTAGTGTCGCTCAAGGATCAATGGGTCAAGTGCCGTTATCCCAACGGCTGA
- a CDS encoding reverse transcriptase domain-containing protein gives MNMEQTLLNDILLPTNLHPAWKHVRQNKGSAGIDGITLDAYPDWAKAHWANIRRGLLAGYYCPQPVRRVEIPKPNGGVRLLGIPTVNDRLIQQAIVQRLQPLVDPSFSEHSYGFRPHRSAHHAIRAVQGFIRRGDRYAVDIDLSKFFDNVDHDLLMHRLGKRVNDPHVLTLIGKYLRAGVSHHGNIEATHGVSPKVVHCRHCWQTSCSTTLTGFWNVKATGSPVTPTTS, from the coding sequence ATGAACATGGAACAAACCTTACTGAATGACATTTTGTTGCCCACCAACCTGCACCCGGCATGGAAACATGTGCGGCAGAACAAGGGCAGCGCAGGCATCGACGGCATCACGCTGGACGCCTACCCGGACTGGGCGAAAGCCCACTGGGCAAACATCCGGCGCGGGTTGCTGGCGGGTTATTATTGCCCGCAGCCAGTCAGACGGGTAGAGATTCCCAAACCGAACGGCGGTGTCCGTTTGCTGGGTATTCCCACCGTCAACGACCGGCTGATCCAGCAAGCCATCGTACAACGCCTGCAACCGTTGGTTGACCCCAGCTTCTCGGAACACAGCTACGGCTTCCGTCCGCACCGTTCAGCCCACCACGCCATCAGGGCGGTACAAGGCTTCATCCGGCGCGGCGACCGTTACGCCGTGGACATCGACCTGTCGAAATTCTTCGACAACGTAGACCACGACCTGCTGATGCACCGGCTGGGCAAACGGGTCAACGACCCGCATGTTCTTACCCTGATCGGCAAATACCTGCGGGCAGGTGTCAGCCACCACGGCAACATCGAAGCCACCCACGGGGTGTCCCCCAAGGTGGTCCACTGTCGCCACTGTTGGCAAACATCCTGCTCGACGACCTTGACCGGTTTCTGGAACGTAAAGGCTACCGGTTCGCCCGTTACGCCGACGACTTCGTGA
- a CDS encoding SGNH hydrolase domain-containing protein, with product MKIYVPLLLGLLCIGGMMPVWADAAPDNLLKAADTQASGEYTRQRFLAVQKKPFDAVDSRKKALIIGDSHAQDFFNGVLENGYLSNYQLSTRYIPTRCQMVWGDKGAAFIQSKDTALCAKSDNVMQAAAQIAEADVIIMVARWQDWAAKLLPETIQQMQLRADQQLIVLGAKDFGKISIRNYLKLSADERLALRNKVDPKPLAGNQWLRETLGDKVFIDQQRLICGEGDSCRLFTDAGELLSYDGGHLTPAGAKYVGKLLCTPDMGMNSWGASPL from the coding sequence ATGAAAATTTACGTGCCGTTATTGCTGGGGTTGCTGTGTATCGGTGGCATGATGCCGGTATGGGCAGATGCTGCGCCTGACAATTTACTCAAAGCAGCGGATACTCAAGCCAGTGGTGAATACACGCGCCAGCGCTTTCTTGCCGTGCAGAAAAAACCGTTTGATGCGGTGGATTCGCGTAAAAAAGCACTGATTATTGGCGACAGTCACGCGCAGGATTTTTTCAACGGCGTGTTGGAAAATGGCTATTTGAGCAATTATCAGCTCAGTACCCGTTATATTCCGACCCGTTGCCAGATGGTATGGGGAGACAAAGGCGCGGCGTTTATCCAGTCGAAAGATACGGCATTGTGCGCAAAATCCGATAATGTGATGCAAGCAGCCGCACAAATTGCCGAGGCGGATGTCATTATTATGGTGGCACGCTGGCAAGACTGGGCGGCGAAATTGTTACCGGAGACGATCCAGCAAATGCAGCTACGGGCGGATCAGCAATTAATCGTCCTTGGGGCAAAAGATTTCGGCAAAATTTCCATTAGGAACTACCTGAAACTGTCTGCTGATGAACGTTTGGCATTGCGTAACAAGGTTGATCCCAAACCCTTGGCGGGCAACCAATGGCTACGCGAAACCTTGGGTGATAAGGTGTTTATTGATCAGCAACGCTTGATTTGCGGTGAGGGTGACAGTTGCCGCCTGTTCACCGATGCGGGAGAATTGTTGTCGTATGACGGCGGGCATTTAACCCCCGCCGGGGCAAAATACGTCGGCAAGTTATTGTGTACGCCCGACATGGGCATGAACTCATGGGGTGCAAGTCCCCTGTAG
- a CDS encoding acyltransferase family protein, protein MIYRKEIDGLRALAVLPVMLFHAGFSAFDGGFVGVDVFFVISGYLITSIILAELETGTFSLAGFYERRARRILPALFFVLLACLPLAWWWLLPHELVAFGESLIAVAVFASNILFWLQTDYFAATAEQIPLLHTWSLAVEEQYYLVFPLLMLLAWGLGKRWLLGLLAVIALLSLGWSEWLWRSSVEANFYLIPSRAWELLVGALAAFYWQKHPFPQGILAQSGSLLGIALLAYAVLFFNEGMPFPSLYALVPTLGAVLLIVFATPATWVGQLLAFAPLVWVGLISYSAYLWHQPVFVFARLQALEEPSLSVMAALIVLSLGLAWFSWRFVEKPFRNRQRFTRTQVFAGALVGSVLFIAAGAALVLTDGFAGRFAD, encoded by the coding sequence GTGATTTATCGCAAGGAAATTGATGGGTTACGCGCCCTAGCGGTGCTGCCCGTGATGCTGTTTCACGCCGGATTCAGCGCGTTTGATGGTGGATTCGTGGGCGTGGATGTTTTTTTTGTCATCAGTGGCTATTTGATTACGTCAATTATTCTGGCTGAACTGGAGACAGGCACGTTCAGTCTCGCGGGCTTTTACGAACGGCGGGCGCGGCGGATTTTGCCCGCGTTATTCTTTGTATTGCTGGCGTGTTTGCCTTTGGCGTGGTGGTGGCTATTGCCGCATGAATTGGTCGCGTTTGGGGAAAGCTTGATCGCGGTGGCGGTGTTTGCATCGAATATTTTGTTTTGGTTGCAAACGGACTATTTTGCGGCGACGGCAGAGCAGATTCCGTTATTGCATACCTGGAGCTTGGCGGTTGAGGAGCAGTATTATCTGGTGTTCCCGCTGTTGATGTTGCTGGCGTGGGGCTTGGGTAAGCGCTGGTTGCTGGGCTTGTTGGCGGTGATTGCGCTACTGAGTTTGGGCTGGTCGGAATGGTTGTGGCGCAGTTCGGTCGAAGCCAATTTCTACTTGATTCCCAGCCGTGCATGGGAATTATTGGTGGGGGCATTGGCGGCATTTTATTGGCAAAAACACCCGTTTCCACAAGGAATCTTGGCGCAAAGTGGCAGTCTATTGGGTATCGCTTTATTGGCTTACGCGGTATTGTTTTTTAATGAAGGGATGCCGTTTCCAAGCCTGTATGCGCTAGTGCCGACGCTTGGCGCGGTGTTGTTGATTGTGTTTGCAACGCCCGCGACGTGGGTTGGTCAGTTGCTGGCATTTGCGCCGCTGGTGTGGGTGGGGCTGATTTCGTACAGTGCGTATTTGTGGCATCAGCCGGTATTCGTGTTTGCGCGGCTGCAAGCGTTGGAAGAGCCAAGCCTGAGCGTCATGGCAGCGCTGATAGTATTGAGTTTGGGGCTGGCGTGGTTTAGCTGGCGTTTTGTGGAAAAACCGTTTCGCAATCGGCAGCGTTTTACCCGTACCCAAGTATTCGCGGGGGCATTGGTTGGTAGCGTGTTGTTCATTGCAGCGGGTGCAGCGTTGGTATTGACGGACGGTTTTGCCGGTCGTTTTGCGGATTAA
- a CDS encoding phosphoribulokinase, with product MSAKHPIVAITGAMESGSVSVIQALERIFYRERVKAVYIDGSAFRRYDRTAMRDEVRKAQEEGRVLGHFGPEGNHLDKLESLFFEYAAVGRGLYRHYLHTAGQAAKYGQAVGTFTPWEPMDPDSDLLLYRGLHGAALVDDIDIAQYPDLSIGISPNANLEWMAKIQHEIKEKGVALEDAKTALLNRLHDYVHHITPQFMRTHINFQLIPLVDTSDPFGAEAVPTPDECYLVMRFAPKFLPDFIPLLHDIPGAFMSRRNTLVVPSSKMLMAIELVLMPIIHNLIDDSRQLRGITDVPEDRGAGVLGLVE from the coding sequence ATGTCAGCAAAACACCCGATTGTGGCGATTACCGGCGCGATGGAGTCCGGTTCTGTGTCGGTTATTCAGGCATTAGAGCGGATTTTTTACCGTGAACGGGTCAAGGCCGTGTACATAGACGGCAGCGCTTTCCGGCGTTATGACCGCACAGCGATGCGCGATGAAGTGCGTAAAGCGCAGGAAGAGGGGCGCGTTCTAGGGCATTTTGGCCCCGAAGGTAATCATCTGGATAAGCTGGAAAGCTTATTTTTCGAGTATGCCGCTGTCGGCAGAGGCTTGTACCGTCACTATTTACACACAGCGGGGCAAGCCGCCAAGTATGGGCAAGCCGTTGGCACGTTTACGCCTTGGGAGCCGATGGATCCCGACAGTGATTTATTGTTGTACCGTGGCTTGCACGGGGCGGCGCTGGTGGATGATATTGATATTGCGCAATACCCCGATTTGTCGATTGGGATTTCACCGAACGCCAATTTGGAGTGGATGGCAAAAATCCAGCACGAAATCAAAGAAAAAGGGGTGGCGTTGGAAGATGCGAAAACCGCATTGCTGAACCGTTTGCACGATTATGTGCATCACATTACCCCGCAATTCATGCGCACCCACATTAATTTCCAGCTTATTCCTTTGGTGGATACCTCCGATCCGTTTGGGGCAGAAGCCGTGCCAACCCCGGATGAGTGTTATTTGGTGATGCGGTTTGCGCCGAAATTCTTGCCTGATTTTATCCCGTTGCTGCACGATATTCCGGGGGCGTTTATGTCACGCCGCAATACGCTGGTAGTACCAAGCAGCAAGATGCTGATGGCGATTGAGCTGGTGTTGATGCCGATTATTCATAACCTGATTGATGACAGCCGCCAATTGCGTGGCATTACCGACGTGCCGGAAGACCGTGGTGCGGGCGTGTTAGGTTTAGTGGAATAA
- a CDS encoding GNAT family N-acetyltransferase yields MDYTPSDDIEKSLDLTEQLMLGYYREYGLVWDRGKRRELLDSVEHFHILNKGSFIGFFAFFKEEDHIYVCDLQLSPEHQNKGVGSAVMQHIIGIASSLGLMAIKLSVFKSNSVAMHLYRRIGFVVSEEGKMVDRLSYELT; encoded by the coding sequence ATGGACTATACACCCTCCGATGACATTGAGAAATCGCTAGATTTAACTGAGCAATTGATGCTTGGCTATTACAGGGAATATGGCCTCGTTTGGGATAGGGGCAAGCGTAGGGAGCTTTTAGATTCAGTGGAGCATTTCCATATTTTGAATAAAGGCTCCTTTATTGGCTTTTTCGCATTCTTCAAAGAAGAAGATCATATTTATGTCTGCGATCTGCAATTGTCACCAGAGCACCAAAATAAGGGTGTGGGTAGTGCTGTAATGCAGCATATTATTGGTATTGCGTCATCGTTGGGTTTAATGGCTATAAAACTGTCCGTCTTTAAGTCCAACAGCGTCGCAATGCATCTTTATCGGCGTATTGGTTTTGTTGTGTCGGAAGAGGGTAAAATGGTTGATCGGCTTAGCTATGAACTTACCTAA
- a CDS encoding integron integrase, with protein MSKLLDEIASVIRLRNYSLKTEKAYIGWIRKFIIYHGKQHPKDLTSKHVEGYISYLVNTRGVSVSTSKQAFNSIMFMYNQVLKIQLDYMDNIAKSKRPQKMPEVLSQEELAAVFSHLKGMHLLICRLLYGTGCRLMEIMELRVKDIAFDRNQIMIKQGKGNKDRVTPLPLSLKEELQNHLVKVKKLHDNDLANGFGTVFLPQGLEKKYNSKDYGWQWVFPSGKLSVCPQTQLVRRWHIHETNIQKALREAGKQAGLNKNMHPHLLRHTFATYLLEKGTDIVTIQKLLGHSDISTTAIYLHVARTGGAGVISPLDM; from the coding sequence ATGTCAAAGCTACTAGACGAAATTGCATCTGTAATCAGACTGCGCAACTATTCCCTAAAGACTGAGAAGGCTTATATAGGCTGGATCAGGAAGTTTATTATTTATCATGGAAAACAACACCCTAAAGACCTGACGAGTAAGCACGTAGAAGGCTATATCAGTTATCTGGTAAACACTCGTGGCGTGAGTGTCAGCACCAGCAAGCAAGCATTTAACAGCATTATGTTTATGTATAATCAGGTACTTAAGATACAACTGGACTACATGGACAACATAGCCAAGAGCAAACGACCCCAGAAGATGCCTGAGGTTCTAAGTCAGGAAGAGTTAGCCGCTGTGTTCTCACATCTAAAAGGTATGCACTTGCTTATCTGTCGTCTACTGTATGGCACTGGATGCCGACTGATGGAAATCATGGAGCTAAGGGTTAAGGACATTGCGTTTGACCGCAACCAGATCATGATCAAACAGGGCAAGGGGAACAAGGATAGAGTAACGCCGTTGCCACTATCACTGAAGGAAGAGCTTCAGAATCACTTAGTCAAGGTGAAAAAACTACATGACAACGATTTAGCAAATGGCTTTGGGACAGTGTTCTTACCCCAAGGCTTAGAGAAGAAATACAACTCGAAGGACTACGGCTGGCAGTGGGTCTTTCCATCGGGGAAATTGTCTGTATGTCCTCAAACTCAACTGGTGAGAAGGTGGCACATCCACGAAACCAATATCCAGAAGGCACTACGCGAGGCGGGAAAGCAAGCAGGACTCAACAAGAACATGCACCCTCACCTACTGCGGCATACCTTTGCTACCTATTTGCTGGAAAAAGGCACTGATATTGTGACTATACAGAAGCTGTTAGGGCATTCTGACATCAGTACCACAGCAATTTACCTGCATGTGGCAAGAACGGGCGGTGCTGGTGTGATCAGTCCATTGGATATGTAG
- a CDS encoding phage/plasmid replication protein, II/X family encodes MNHNNKSNWVMFDNIIFTIDWSHPDQPAVTNGETTLAHVKGYFKTEHLAVHAPCLATKSQPLAEVRHPHPTDFLKGGKVERFAPSYVTVRSLINSETGEWNTGFEFDGSLIKHLQGHNVWGSDNLEQIVKDTFFSVLNSINPELIKLHDWDTQKQTIKFSRIDINASYDLGSFDNVFNWLQDAYKASSLKNRGRACFPNPKKAQEPTKEELTTLYWGTLNGKTKQADWYLKAYHKHTQIVETEPLIWVHDYNEKIFNEPRLPTPPDAQAYAEKALRVEITLKTKELKRKKLHALTDWQGVNVYDLFKHYTSRLSFDLSQMDKSIPNYDKLPTATKAVFMDWFNTKHLEKLYRHSTLERHRKIIRDITGHDILKQQCNPVDHVDFYDIHGNEPMGNPNTPDHKSVVEAKGARVIAAFMEKSNATSKSFKKKPTQKKKFTAQKVDQTTTRADIG; translated from the coding sequence TTGAATCATAACAACAAATCAAACTGGGTGATGTTCGACAACATCATTTTCACAATTGATTGGTCGCATCCTGATCAACCAGCCGTGACTAACGGCGAGACAACACTAGCCCACGTCAAGGGCTACTTCAAAACTGAACATCTGGCTGTCCATGCACCTTGTTTAGCTACCAAGAGCCAACCTCTTGCTGAGGTACGCCATCCACACCCAACAGACTTTCTCAAAGGCGGCAAGGTAGAACGCTTTGCACCATCATACGTTACTGTCCGGTCGCTCATTAATAGCGAAACTGGAGAATGGAACACAGGCTTCGAGTTCGACGGTAGCCTAATCAAGCACTTGCAAGGGCATAACGTCTGGGGTAGCGATAATCTTGAGCAAATCGTCAAGGATACCTTCTTCTCAGTTCTGAACAGCATCAACCCTGAGCTTATCAAGCTGCACGATTGGGACACTCAGAAGCAAACCATCAAGTTTAGTCGTATAGACATCAATGCCTCTTATGATTTGGGGTCATTCGATAACGTGTTTAACTGGCTACAGGACGCTTACAAGGCATCCTCCCTTAAGAATCGTGGTCGTGCTTGCTTCCCGAATCCCAAGAAAGCACAAGAGCCTACCAAGGAAGAGCTAACAACACTCTACTGGGGAACGCTCAACGGCAAAACCAAACAGGCTGACTGGTATCTCAAGGCGTATCACAAGCACACTCAGATTGTTGAGACTGAACCACTCATCTGGGTGCATGACTACAACGAGAAGATATTCAACGAGCCACGACTACCTACGCCACCTGATGCACAGGCATACGCTGAGAAGGCTCTACGGGTCGAGATTACCTTAAAAACCAAAGAGCTGAAACGTAAGAAGCTCCATGCGCTCACTGATTGGCAAGGGGTCAACGTCTACGATCTGTTTAAGCACTACACAAGCCGCCTGAGCTTTGATCTGTCGCAGATGGACAAGTCTATTCCCAACTACGATAAGCTGCCTACTGCTACAAAAGCAGTCTTCATGGACTGGTTCAACACCAAACACCTAGAGAAATTGTATAGACATTCCACACTGGAGCGTCATCGCAAGATCATCAGAGACATCACTGGGCATGACATCCTTAAGCAGCAGTGCAATCCAGTTGACCATGTAGACTTTTACGACATCCACGGCAATGAGCCTATGGGCAATCCTAATACACCTGACCATAAGTCAGTTGTAGAAGCTAAGGGGGCAAGGGTCATAGCTGCGTTTATGGAGAAATCAAATGCAACGTCTAAAAGTTTTAAGAAAAAACCTACACAAAAGAAAAAATTTACAGCGCAAAAGGTTGATCAGACCACAACCAGAGCGGACATAGGATAA